The proteins below come from a single Nostoc sp. KVJ3 genomic window:
- a CDS encoding COX15/CtaA family protein: MSEFVLQQQNEAAVEQQKPKEMIRRLVWKICIATLILMAIGSATRVMNAGLACPDWPLCYGELVPAKQMNLQVFLEWFHRLDAALIGLSAIALFGLSWWHRRFLPRWLPWASTFALFLIVFQGILGGLTVTELLRFDIVTAHLGTALLFFSTLLIIGTALTPYQGNGTVGKLPWVGLTAAVLVYLQSLLGALVGSRWALHQCLGGSQLCTVMYSHIAGLVPPTVTTLAMVFICWRTPALHPALRRLANIAGGLLTLQIMLGFATFKLHLQVEPLTVSHQAIGAALLGTLVAFTVLALRDSVSAE; this comes from the coding sequence ATGAGCGAATTTGTCCTACAACAACAAAATGAAGCGGCAGTTGAGCAGCAAAAGCCCAAAGAAATGATTCGGCGCTTGGTGTGGAAAATATGCATAGCCACCTTAATTTTGATGGCAATAGGCAGTGCCACCCGCGTGATGAATGCTGGACTTGCTTGCCCAGACTGGCCCTTATGCTATGGCGAACTCGTGCCAGCCAAGCAAATGAACCTCCAAGTATTTCTGGAGTGGTTTCACCGATTGGATGCAGCTTTAATTGGTTTAAGCGCGATCGCACTCTTCGGCTTATCCTGGTGGCATCGTCGTTTCTTACCCAGATGGCTGCCTTGGGCATCCACATTCGCCCTGTTTCTCATCGTCTTCCAAGGCATCTTGGGAGGACTCACTGTTACCGAACTGTTGCGGTTTGATATTGTTACCGCTCATTTAGGAACGGCACTGTTATTTTTTAGCACCCTCCTGATTATCGGCACGGCACTGACACCCTATCAGGGCAATGGAACTGTTGGTAAGTTGCCTTGGGTAGGTTTAACTGCTGCTGTTCTGGTTTACCTGCAAAGTCTCTTGGGTGCTTTGGTAGGCTCTCGCTGGGCGCTACACCAATGCCTGGGCGGTTCTCAACTTTGTACTGTAATGTACAGCCATATTGCTGGTTTGGTGCCGCCAACAGTGACAACCTTGGCAATGGTATTTATCTGTTGGCGGACACCAGCGCTACATCCAGCCTTGCGGCGACTAGCAAATATAGCTGGTGGTTTGTTGACCTTACAAATCATGTTGGGATTCGCCACCTTCAAATTACATCTCCAAGTCGAGCCTCTCACTGTCTCTCACCAAGCGATAGGGGCAGCTTTGCTGGGTACTTTGGTAGCTTTCACAGTTCTTGCACTGCGTGACTCAGTTAGTGCTGAGTAG
- a CDS encoding P-II family nitrogen regulator has translation MHVVKKIEIIANSFELAKILDNLDKSGVHRHAVIRNVAGKGLQGTTEDLDMTMLDNVYILAFCMPDQLKPVVENIKPLLNKFGGTCYVSDVMEIRSVRCVASM, from the coding sequence ATGCACGTCGTTAAAAAGATAGAAATTATTGCCAACTCCTTTGAGCTTGCCAAAATTTTAGATAATTTAGACAAGTCTGGTGTACATAGGCATGCTGTAATCCGCAATGTTGCTGGTAAAGGATTACAAGGAACGACTGAAGATTTAGACATGACTATGCTTGATAATGTTTACATCCTGGCGTTTTGTATGCCAGATCAACTCAAGCCTGTTGTCGAAAATATCAAACCACTTCTCAACAAATTCGGAGGTACTTGCTACGTTTCCGATGTGATGGAAATTCGCTCTGTCAGATGTGTTGCTTCGATGTAA
- the ctaD gene encoding cytochrome c oxidase subunit I — protein MTQAQLQETANIPALLEEPGVRKWQDFFGFQTDHKVIGIQYLVTSFIFYCIGGVMADLVRTELRTPEVDFVTPEVYNSLFTLHATIMIFLWIVPAGAGFANYLIPLMIGAKDMAFPRLNAVAFWMIPPAGVLLIASLVVGDAPDAGWTSYPPLSLVTGQVGEGIWIMSVLLLGTSSILGSINFLVTLLKMRIPSMDIHKMPLFCWAMFATSSLVLVSTPVLAAGLILLSFDLIAGTTFFNPTGGGDPVVYQHMFWFYSHPAVYIMILPFFGAISEIIPIHSRKPIFGYKAIAYSSLAISFLGLIVWAHHMFTSGIPGWLRMFFMITTMIIAVPTGIKIFSWLATMWGGKIQLNSAMLFAIGFVGTFVIGGISGVMLAAVPFDIHVHDTYFVVAHLHYVLFGGSVLGIFAAIYHWFPKMTGRMVNEFWGKVHFALTIVGLNMTFLPMHKLGLMGMNRRIAQYDPKFTTLNEICTYGSYILAISTFPFIINAIWSWLYGEKAGNNPWRALTLEWMTTSPPAIENFDRTPVLATGPYDYGLERANEDVPLSDPNPILSGGPNSVLRAEPDPAFAANPEDRK, from the coding sequence ATGACACAAGCTCAGTTGCAAGAAACTGCCAATATCCCTGCCCTTCTTGAGGAACCAGGGGTTAGAAAATGGCAAGACTTCTTTGGCTTTCAAACCGACCATAAGGTGATTGGGATTCAATACCTAGTCACTTCGTTTATTTTCTACTGCATTGGCGGTGTGATGGCTGACTTGGTTCGCACAGAACTGCGAACTCCAGAGGTAGATTTTGTTACCCCAGAAGTCTACAACAGTCTATTCACGCTGCACGCCACGATCATGATTTTCCTTTGGATCGTGCCAGCTGGGGCAGGATTTGCTAACTATCTAATTCCCCTGATGATTGGGGCAAAAGATATGGCATTTCCTCGGCTGAATGCTGTCGCCTTTTGGATGATTCCCCCTGCGGGTGTGTTGCTCATCGCCAGTTTAGTAGTAGGTGATGCACCAGATGCAGGTTGGACTTCCTACCCTCCCCTGAGTTTGGTAACAGGACAAGTGGGTGAGGGCATTTGGATTATGAGTGTCCTGCTGCTAGGTACGTCCTCAATTTTGGGGTCGATAAATTTCCTGGTGACATTGCTGAAGATGCGTATTCCCAGTATGGACATCCACAAAATGCCCTTGTTCTGCTGGGCGATGTTCGCTACTTCCTCACTGGTTTTGGTATCAACCCCAGTTTTAGCGGCAGGTTTGATTCTGCTTTCCTTTGACTTAATTGCCGGAACAACATTTTTTAACCCAACTGGCGGTGGAGACCCTGTAGTATACCAGCACATGTTCTGGTTTTACTCCCACCCTGCGGTTTACATCATGATTTTGCCCTTCTTTGGAGCAATTTCAGAAATTATCCCCATCCATTCCCGGAAGCCGATTTTTGGCTATAAAGCGATCGCTTATTCATCTCTAGCTATCAGCTTTTTGGGGCTAATTGTTTGGGCACACCACATGTTTACCAGTGGTATCCCCGGCTGGTTACGGATGTTTTTCATGATCACCACTATGATCATCGCCGTACCCACAGGGATTAAAATTTTTAGCTGGTTAGCAACTATGTGGGGTGGAAAAATCCAGCTTAATAGTGCTATGTTGTTCGCCATCGGCTTTGTCGGCACTTTTGTAATTGGCGGCATCAGTGGCGTAATGTTGGCAGCAGTGCCCTTTGATATTCACGTCCACGACACTTATTTTGTGGTGGCACACTTGCACTATGTCCTATTTGGTGGTAGCGTGCTAGGAATTTTTGCAGCTATTTACCATTGGTTCCCGAAAATGACGGGACGGATGGTAAACGAATTTTGGGGTAAGGTTCACTTTGCCTTGACTATTGTCGGTTTAAACATGACCTTCTTACCCATGCACAAACTGGGTTTAATGGGCATGAATCGCCGGATCGCTCAATATGACCCCAAATTCACCACATTGAACGAAATTTGTACGTATGGTTCTTACATACTGGCGATTTCGACATTTCCCTTCATCATCAATGCTATTTGGAGTTGGTTGTACGGCGAGAAGGCTGGTAATAATCCCTGGAGAGCATTGACCTTAGAGTGGATGACAACCTCACCACCTGCGATCGAGAATTTTGATCGAACCCCAGTACTGGCCACAGGCCCCTACGACTACGGTTTGGAAAGGGCTAACGAAGATGTGCCTTTATCCGATCCCAATCCAATTTTGTCTGGCGGGCCAAACTCAGTATTAAGAGCAGAACCAGATCCAGCCTTTGCTGCTAATCCCGAAGACCGGAAATAA
- a CDS encoding cytochrome c oxidase subunit II, translating into MKIPSSIWTLLIGIVLTLASLWYGQNHGLLPAAATDEAVLVDGLFNAMMIVSTGIFLLVEGILIYSAFKYRRRAGDNEDGPPVEGNVPLEILWTAIPAIIVIGISVYSFDVYNEIGGFDPHAIHQAPMNQESMAMPGSAMAATLNDTPGSTEPNLNQEKSDEAMEDPATAEVRNADQIPQLRNAPGVGSVAPTIGGTPDKAGKPAQLQVNVTGLQYAWIFTYPETGITTGEMHVPIGREVGINMTANDVIHAFWVPEFRLKQDAIPGRQSEIRFTPKKAGDYVLICAELCGPYHGAMRAPVVVESEEAFDKWMQEQLVASKETLNQAVALNPANLSPNEFLAPYTKDMGIKPEILHQVHH; encoded by the coding sequence GTGAAGATTCCAAGTTCAATCTGGACATTACTCATTGGCATCGTGCTAACCCTAGCCAGCCTTTGGTACGGTCAAAATCACGGTCTGTTGCCAGCAGCAGCCACGGATGAAGCCGTCTTGGTGGATGGTCTGTTCAACGCGATGATGATCGTTTCTACAGGTATATTCCTGTTAGTCGAAGGTATTTTGATTTACTCTGCATTTAAATACCGTCGGCGTGCAGGTGACAATGAAGATGGCCCGCCAGTTGAGGGTAATGTACCTCTAGAAATCCTCTGGACGGCGATCCCAGCAATTATCGTTATCGGCATTTCTGTTTACAGCTTTGATGTTTACAACGAAATCGGTGGCTTTGATCCCCATGCTATCCATCAAGCGCCGATGAACCAGGAGTCGATGGCAATGCCGGGTAGTGCTATGGCTGCAACTTTAAACGATACTCCTGGCAGCACCGAACCCAACCTCAATCAAGAAAAATCTGATGAGGCAATGGAAGATCCAGCTACGGCAGAAGTTCGTAATGCTGACCAAATTCCCCAACTGCGGAATGCCCCAGGTGTCGGTAGTGTTGCTCCCACAATTGGGGGAACTCCTGATAAGGCAGGTAAACCAGCACAATTACAGGTGAACGTCACAGGTCTACAATATGCCTGGATTTTCACCTATCCTGAAACTGGTATAACTACAGGTGAAATGCACGTCCCCATAGGGCGAGAAGTGGGAATCAATATGACAGCCAACGATGTCATCCATGCCTTTTGGGTTCCAGAGTTTCGCCTGAAACAAGATGCGATCCCCGGTAGGCAAAGCGAGATTCGCTTCACCCCCAAAAAAGCAGGAGATTATGTCCTGATTTGTGCTGAACTTTGTGGCCCCTACCACGGTGCAATGAGAGCGCCAGTAGTTGTTGAGTCAGAAGAAGCCTTTGACAAATGGATGCAAGAACAGCTAGTTGCCAGCAAAGAAACACTCAATCAAGCTGTTGCTCTTAACCCTGCCAATCTATCCCCAAACGAATTTCTTGCTCCTTACACCAAGGACATGGGAATTAAACCAGAAATCCTCCATCAAGTTCACCATTAG
- a CDS encoding heme o synthase: MIETNVSRHHETFFQVVQSYYQLTKPRIIPLLLITTAGSMWIAAKGEVDPLLLLVTLTGGTLAAASAQTINCIYDRDIDYDMERTRHRPIPSGKVQPRDALIFAIALATISFTLLAVFANLLAALLAFSGIVFYILVYTHWLKRHTTQNIVVGGAAGAIPALVGWAAVTGTLSWSAWLIFGIVFLWTPPHFWALALMIRDDYAKVGIPMLPVIEGDTATVKQIWYYTLLTVVATVLLVYPLGASGILYGAIAVILGGLFIRKSWRLLQNPEDRAVAKELFLFSISYMMLLCLGMVVDSLPVTHNLISAVSNYLHFIG, encoded by the coding sequence ATGATTGAGACTAATGTCTCTCGCCACCACGAAACATTTTTCCAGGTAGTTCAAAGTTATTACCAGCTAACGAAGCCTCGGATTATTCCGTTGCTTTTGATTACTACGGCTGGGAGTATGTGGATTGCTGCTAAGGGAGAAGTAGACCCATTGCTGTTGCTAGTAACTCTCACTGGTGGCACTTTGGCTGCTGCAAGCGCCCAGACGATTAACTGTATCTACGATCGCGATATTGATTATGACATGGAGCGGACACGCCATCGTCCCATACCTTCCGGGAAAGTTCAGCCGCGCGATGCTCTAATTTTTGCGATCGCACTGGCGACAATTTCCTTTACACTCCTAGCAGTATTTGCCAATCTGTTAGCCGCGCTATTAGCTTTCTCTGGCATCGTCTTTTATATTTTGGTCTATACCCACTGGCTAAAACGCCACACCACCCAAAATATCGTTGTTGGTGGGGCGGCTGGGGCAATTCCGGCTTTAGTGGGTTGGGCGGCTGTCACGGGCACTTTAAGCTGGTCAGCATGGTTAATTTTTGGTATCGTCTTCTTGTGGACACCGCCCCATTTCTGGGCTTTAGCTCTGATGATTCGGGATGATTACGCAAAGGTGGGGATACCAATGCTACCTGTGATTGAAGGTGATACGGCAACCGTGAAGCAGATTTGGTATTATACGCTGCTTACCGTAGTTGCAACCGTGTTATTAGTTTATCCCTTGGGCGCGAGTGGAATTCTTTATGGTGCGATCGCAGTAATTCTGGGAGGATTATTTATCCGCAAATCTTGGCGGTTGTTGCAAAATCCAGAGGATCGCGCTGTAGCTAAAGAGTTGTTTCTCTTTTCCATCTCCTACATGATGCTGTTGTGTCTGGGGATGGTAGTTGATAGTCTTCCCGTTACCCATAATTTAATTAGTGCGGTGAGCAATTATCTGCATTTTATTGGTTAG
- a CDS encoding type II toxin-antitoxin system HicB family antitoxin produces MKWRVILESDRETGDWAVWCPELPGCTSAGETEEEALENIKEAIQLYLQPESIELAPGAIAREIIVS; encoded by the coding sequence ATGAAATGGCGCGTGATTCTTGAATCAGACCGAGAAACAGGCGATTGGGCTGTATGGTGTCCAGAGTTACCTGGCTGTACTTCAGCAGGAGAAACTGAAGAAGAAGCTTTGGAAAATATTAAAGAAGCAATTCAATTGTATTTACAGCCAGAATCAATTGAGTTAGCCCCTGGTGCGATCGCACGAGAGATTATTGTCTCATGA
- a CDS encoding serine/threonine-protein kinase, whose protein sequence is MLYCSNSSCSNPFNPDDNKFCIKCGQTLTPLLRNRFRVIRLLGEGGFSKTYEARDADKIDEPCVIKQFVPQVQGTAALEKATELFKQEAKRLYDLGEHPQIPRLIAYFEQDKRLYLVQELIEGQNLLQELQQQGAFSEEKIKQLLTDLLPILKFIHERGVIHRDIKPENIMRRLDGKLILIDFGVSKQITKTFAGVGTTVGTPGYTPLEQMRGQVFPASDLYSLGVTCIRLLTQCLPNADGSDELYDALRGCWIWRKYLPQGRSITPDFGQVLDKLIQDYVKERYQSVDEVMKNFNPIIYPSSTSRYGNYIKINTSTQQNYRMFAQVDYKKLENLLRQQRWRDADEETMAIFLKVYGREIDKWFDLGYISRFHHQLIHTTNNLWVDYSYGKFGFTVQRLIWDSIGGNSSNSYQIWCDFGNRVGWCMNSSWKNYSDLDFTLSAPKGHLPSGIFMLYQGFGNWTSRFSCLVLQLEKCNIK, encoded by the coding sequence ATGCTTTACTGTTCTAATTCCAGTTGTTCAAATCCTTTTAACCCTGATGACAATAAGTTTTGTATTAAGTGTGGACAAACACTAACACCATTACTCAGAAACCGTTTCCGGGTAATACGACTTTTGGGTGAGGGTGGATTTAGCAAAACTTATGAAGCTAGGGATGCAGATAAGATAGACGAACCTTGCGTAATTAAGCAATTTGTCCCTCAAGTTCAAGGAACAGCTGCACTTGAGAAAGCAACGGAGTTATTTAAGCAAGAAGCGAAGCGTCTTTATGATTTGGGAGAACACCCGCAAATTCCCCGGCTGATTGCTTATTTTGAACAGGATAAGCGGCTTTATTTGGTACAAGAGTTAATTGAGGGGCAGAATTTATTACAAGAATTGCAGCAGCAGGGAGCCTTTAGTGAAGAAAAGATAAAACAGCTTTTAACTGATTTATTGCCTATCCTGAAGTTTATCCATGAACGCGGTGTAATTCATCGAGACATCAAGCCAGAAAATATCATGCGCCGTCTAGATGGCAAGTTAATATTAATTGATTTTGGTGTTTCTAAACAAATTACAAAAACTTTTGCAGGTGTTGGCACAACAGTAGGAACACCTGGATATACACCATTAGAGCAAATGCGTGGTCAAGTTTTCCCTGCAAGTGACCTTTATAGTTTGGGTGTAACTTGTATTCGGCTATTAACTCAATGTTTACCAAATGCAGATGGTTCTGATGAACTTTATGATGCGCTCAGAGGTTGCTGGATTTGGAGGAAATACTTACCACAAGGTAGAAGTATTACTCCTGATTTTGGGCAAGTTTTAGATAAGTTAATTCAGGATTATGTGAAAGAACGCTATCAATCTGTTGATGAGGTAATGAAAAATTTTAATCCTATAATTTATCCATCCTCTACATCCAGATATGGAAATTATATAAAAATTAATACATCTACCCAACAAAATTATCGTATGTTCGCGCAGGTAGATTACAAAAAACTGGAGAACTTATTAAGACAACAAAGATGGAGAGATGCTGATGAAGAAACTATGGCTATCTTTCTCAAAGTATATGGTCGAGAAATAGATAAGTGGTTTGACTTAGGATATATTAGCAGATTCCACCATCAGCTAATACACACAACAAACAACCTCTGGGTGGATTACAGCTATGGAAAATTTGGATTCACTGTGCAGAGGTTAATTTGGGATAGCATTGGGGGAAATTCTTCTAATAGCTATCAAATCTGGTGTGATTTTGGTAATAGGGTGGGATGGTGTATGAACAGTTCTTGGAAAAACTATAGTGACCTTGACTTCACTTTATCAGCACCTAAAGGACATCTACCAAGTGGAATTTTTATGTTGTATCAGGGGTTTGGTAATTGGACTTCTAGATTTTCTTGTCTAGTTTTGCAACTCGAAAAATGTAATATTAAGTAG
- a CDS encoding type II toxin-antitoxin system HicA family toxin, whose amino-acid sequence MSDRIRRMTSREVETILRQYGFQLISQKGSHRKWRSEDLGLQVIVPEHRGRTLPIGTLRSIFQGAKIPESEWKC is encoded by the coding sequence ATGAGCGATCGTATCCGGCGTATGACATCTAGAGAAGTTGAAACTATCCTGAGACAATATGGATTTCAATTGATTTCTCAAAAAGGTAGCCACCGCAAATGGAGAAGTGAAGACTTGGGACTACAAGTAATTGTCCCTGAACATCGAGGGCGCACTTTACCTATCGGTACATTACGGAGTATCTTTCAAGGGGCGAAAATTCCTGAGTCTGAATGGAAATGTTGA
- a CDS encoding MBL fold metallo-hydrolase has translation MAHLNQRRPQNVNGDFYVDSTCIDCDTCRWMAPEVFYDVDDQSAVYHQPTNEAERLAALEALLACPTSSIGTVEKPKDIKVAQQQFPILVAENVYHCGYHSEKSYGAASYLIQLPEGNILVDSPRFTPPLVKRLEELGPIRYMYLTHKDDVADHQKFAEHFQCDRILHIDDITADTRNVEIQITGSEPFPLTPDLLIIPVPGHTKGETVLLYKNKFLFTGDHLAWSESLHQLAAFHGACWYSWSEQTKSMRNLANYSFEWVLPGHGRRFHADRETMRQQMHKCIELMQSLK, from the coding sequence ATGGCTCATTTAAATCAGCGTCGTCCCCAAAATGTCAACGGCGATTTTTATGTAGATAGTACCTGTATTGATTGTGATACCTGTCGCTGGATGGCTCCTGAAGTATTTTATGATGTTGATGATCAATCGGCTGTTTATCATCAACCAACCAATGAGGCGGAAAGATTAGCAGCACTGGAAGCACTTTTGGCGTGTCCTACGAGTTCTATTGGCACAGTTGAAAAGCCAAAAGATATTAAAGTTGCTCAACAACAGTTTCCAATATTAGTGGCGGAAAATGTTTACCACTGCGGCTATCATTCTGAAAAATCCTATGGTGCTGCTAGCTATTTAATTCAACTTCCAGAAGGGAATATTTTGGTGGATTCGCCCCGGTTTACGCCTCCTTTAGTCAAGCGTTTAGAAGAATTGGGGCCAATTCGTTATATGTACCTAACTCATAAGGATGATGTGGCAGATCATCAAAAGTTTGCCGAGCATTTTCAGTGCGATCGCATCCTCCACATTGATGATATTACTGCCGATACTCGCAATGTGGAAATACAGATAACTGGCTCTGAACCATTTCCCTTGACACCAGATTTATTAATTATCCCAGTTCCCGGTCACACCAAAGGAGAAACTGTTTTACTTTATAAAAATAAGTTTCTCTTCACTGGCGATCATCTCGCTTGGTCAGAAAGCTTGCATCAACTGGCTGCATTCCACGGTGCTTGTTGGTATTCTTGGTCAGAACAAACCAAATCAATGCGTAATTTGGCTAATTACTCTTTTGAGTGGGTTCTACCAGGTCATGGACGCAGGTTTCATGCTGATAGGGAAACCATGCGCCAGCAGATGCACAAGTGCATTGAGTTGATGCAATCTTTGAAATAA
- a CDS encoding heme-copper oxidase subunit III → MQSQTIDPAKTELNHHHAAEASVGHHEEHPDHRLFGLYVFLIAEGMIFMGLFGAYLAFRATLPVWPPAGTPELELLLPGVNTINLISSSFVMHNADTAIKKNDARGARIWLAITALMGATFLVGQVYEYTHLEFGLTTNLFASAFYVLTGFHGLHVTIGVLAIVAVLWRSRLPGHYSSEKHFGIEAAEIYWHFVDVIWIILFGLLYLL, encoded by the coding sequence ATGCAAAGTCAAACTATTGACCCAGCTAAAACCGAACTCAATCATCACCACGCGGCGGAAGCGTCTGTCGGTCATCACGAAGAACATCCAGATCATCGCCTGTTTGGGCTATATGTCTTCCTGATTGCTGAAGGGATGATTTTTATGGGGCTGTTTGGAGCCTACTTAGCTTTCCGTGCTACCTTACCTGTGTGGCCGCCAGCAGGGACTCCAGAATTAGAACTATTGTTACCTGGAGTGAACACCATCAATCTAATTTCGAGTAGTTTTGTCATGCACAATGCTGACACTGCTATTAAAAAGAACGATGCACGGGGTGCGCGAATCTGGTTAGCAATTACCGCTCTCATGGGCGCTACTTTCTTGGTGGGTCAAGTATATGAATATACCCATTTAGAATTTGGTTTAACTACCAATTTATTTGCCAGTGCATTTTACGTTTTGACTGGTTTCCACGGATTGCACGTTACTATTGGGGTTTTAGCAATTGTTGCTGTGTTGTGGCGATCGCGCCTTCCGGGTCACTATAGTAGCGAAAAGCACTTTGGTATTGAAGCAGCCGAAATCTACTGGCACTTCGTGGACGTGATTTGGATTATTTTGTTCGGATTACTGTATCTACTGTGA
- a CDS encoding serine/threonine-protein kinase — MSQNPLVRKTIRSRFETVKLLGSGESGNTYLLTGSIGNRNKYSFARKTLRNRFEIVKQLGSGGSGDTYLAVDLDLPGQPHCVVKHFHPKDPNPAVLPIAKSLFDREAEVLYQLGNDHDQIPRLFAHFDEDGDFYLVQEFIDGHALTQEITPGERLSENAVLNLLRDILEVLAFVHQHNIIHRDIKPQNLMRRHSDRKIVLIDFGSIKKIGALGGGLTISVGTPGYMPGEQAKGKPKLCSDIYAVGMIGIQALTGVIPEQLPEDPNTGEVVWREQAEVSDAVADILDTMVRDRYNQRYQSATEALQALNSNLALSQSSQSADIKQNTDHSDLLTYKNFTLLLGIGLGATTSLIIMVLIYTFVSTGTSFPNQPTQLKNLIERFVGSQLNNTNSLVIKSPT; from the coding sequence ATGAGCCAGAACCCTTTAGTCAGAAAAACAATCCGAAGTCGCTTTGAGACTGTCAAACTGCTGGGAAGCGGAGAATCTGGAAATACTTACTTGTTAACAGGTTCTATAGGTAACAGGAATAAATACTCCTTCGCTAGAAAAACACTTCGGAATCGCTTTGAAATTGTTAAACAATTAGGAAGCGGAGGATCTGGTGACACATACTTAGCCGTAGACTTAGATTTACCAGGACAACCCCATTGTGTCGTCAAACATTTCCACCCAAAAGATCCCAATCCGGCTGTTTTACCCATTGCTAAAAGCCTATTCGATCGAGAAGCGGAAGTTTTATACCAACTAGGCAACGATCACGATCAAATTCCTAGACTGTTTGCCCATTTTGATGAAGATGGAGATTTCTATTTAGTCCAGGAGTTTATTGACGGTCATGCCTTAACTCAAGAAATTACACCAGGTGAGCGTCTTAGTGAGAATGCAGTCTTAAATTTATTAAGAGACATCCTAGAAGTGCTGGCATTTGTCCACCAACACAATATTATACATCGGGATATTAAGCCTCAAAATTTAATGCGGCGGCACTCCGATCGAAAAATTGTGTTAATTGACTTTGGGAGCATTAAGAAAATTGGTGCTTTAGGAGGAGGCTTAACAATTTCTGTTGGAACTCCTGGTTATATGCCAGGCGAACAGGCTAAAGGAAAGCCAAAACTTTGCAGCGATATCTATGCAGTAGGGATGATTGGCATTCAAGCTTTGACAGGTGTAATACCTGAACAGCTACCAGAAGATCCCAATACTGGAGAAGTTGTCTGGCGCGAACAGGCAGAGGTAAGTGATGCTGTAGCAGATATTTTAGATACAATGGTTCGCGATCGCTATAACCAGCGTTATCAATCTGCTACAGAAGCTTTGCAAGCACTTAATTCAAATCTAGCGTTGTCACAGTCTTCACAATCTGCTGACATCAAGCAAAATACTGATCATAGCGATTTGCTAACCTATAAAAACTTTACTTTGCTGCTGGGGATAGGTCTTGGTGCTACCACTAGTTTGATAATAATGGTTTTAATCTATACATTTGTCAGTACGGGTACATCCTTTCCAAACCAACCTACTCAACTAAAGAACTTGATAGAAAGATTTGTTGGCTCACAGTTAAATAATACTAATAGCCTAGTAATCAAATCACCTACTTAA
- a CDS encoding carbonic anhydrase: MERRDFLKLGITGAFGMTVTASDLLWRVEQAKADEIHPAPTQSLSPDAALQKLIDGNQRFVDHHPQYPDQSALRLQEVAQAQHPFATILSCADSRVPAEIVFDQGIGDIFDVRIAGNIATHEAIGSIEYAVVLLGSPLLMVMGHERCGAVTAAVQNESLLGDISTFVKAIKPAVKKVKDQPGDAVENAVVANVQYQIETLKRSQLLTEQVRSGKLKIVGGRYDLDTGIVTIIT; this comes from the coding sequence ATGGAACGTCGTGACTTTTTGAAGTTAGGAATCACCGGGGCATTTGGAATGACGGTAACTGCCAGCGATTTACTCTGGCGGGTGGAACAGGCTAAAGCTGACGAAATACACCCAGCCCCCACTCAATCCCTCAGTCCTGATGCCGCATTACAAAAGCTGATAGATGGAAATCAGCGATTTGTCGATCATCACCCCCAATACCCCGATCAATCGGCGCTACGGTTGCAGGAAGTTGCTCAAGCTCAACATCCATTTGCAACTATTCTTAGTTGTGCTGATTCACGAGTTCCCGCAGAAATTGTTTTCGATCAGGGCATTGGGGACATCTTTGATGTGCGCATTGCCGGAAATATTGCCACACATGAAGCGATCGGTAGTATTGAATATGCCGTTGTCTTATTAGGTTCTCCATTGCTGATGGTGATGGGACATGAGCGTTGTGGCGCTGTAACCGCAGCTGTACAAAACGAATCGTTACTCGGTGATATTAGTACTTTTGTGAAGGCAATTAAGCCAGCCGTGAAAAAAGTCAAAGATCAGCCCGGTGACGCAGTTGAGAATGCTGTGGTGGCAAATGTGCAATATCAAATTGAAACGTTGAAGCGATCGCAACTTTTAACTGAACAGGTGCGATCGGGTAAATTAAAAATCGTCGGGGGTCGTTACGATTTGGATACAGGGATAGTTACTATCATTACTTAA